The DNA region CGACGCAACGTTGACGCCGCGGTGAAGCGCGCCGAGCAACTGTTTGAGCGAGGCGTTTTCCTGCGTGCGCACCAACTGGCTGCCGATGACCGAAAGGAAGATCCCCACCGCCGCAATCGCCACGGGCGCGATGATCATGGTCCACGCGGCTTCGGCGTGTCCCAGGCTGACCGCAGCGGCCGCCGCGAGGGCAATCGCCGCGAGAATCGATCCCTTGTACGACTCGTACAGGTCCGCGCCCATGCCGGCCACGTCGCCGACGTTGTCACCCACGTTGTCGGCAATCGTGGCGGGGTTGCGCGGGTCGTCTTCAGGAATGCCGGCCTCTACCTTGCCCACCAGGTCCGCGCCGACGTCGGCGGCCTTCGTGTAGATGCCGCCGCCCACCCGGGCGAACAGCGCCACCATCGACGCGCCCATTCCGAAACTCACCATCACCTGGCCCACAAGCGCGGGCTGGTCGGGCGCAATGACGGCGAACAGACCGAGCCACGCCACAATAAAGAGCAGGCCGATACCCACGACCGACAGGCCCATGACCGACCCGGCCTTGAAGGCAATCTGCAGGCCGGCGTTGAGGCCGTTCTTTTCATCCGTGCAGGCCCACGCAGTGCGGCTCGACGCATGCGTCGCGATGTTCATGCCGGTCCAGCCCGTCCAGAAGCTGCCGAGGCCACCGGTGACAAATCCCACGAGGATCCACACGGTCATCATCGGGCCGCCGGGCTGCTGGAAGAGCTGGTAGTTCGCGCCGAACGCGACCAGCACGCCAACGACCACGAGGACCGGGACCACCACCTTGAACTGGCGGCGCAGATAGGCCGTGGCGCCGTCCCGGACGTACCCGGCGATTTCCTGCATGCGCGGGTTCCCGGGGTCAGCTTTCATGACGTCGCTGCGGTACTTTGCGGCCATGATCATGGCCGTCAGACCGCCCAGCAGGCCCAGCGCGAGCATTATCCAGAACGTATCGGTCACAGCGGCAACGGAATTCGGAATCATCGCCAAGGGTTATATCATCCGGCCGTAGTCCGCGGCTACAATCCGAGGATGACCCGCATCCGTGTGATGGTACTCCTACTGGTCGCCACGACGGCGGCCGGTGTCTCGGCCCAGTCCTATGTGCCTCAACGGGTCTTCGACTCCGCACGAGGCCAGTTTTCCGACTTTGAGTCGATGCTGGCGGCCCTGGCCAAGGCCGACATCGTGTTTGTCGGTGAGCAACACGATGACCCCAACACCCACCGGCTGGAGCGAGCCATTCTCGAGGGGCTGGCTCGCCGCAGGGGCGATGTCATCCTGTCGCTCGAGATGTTCGAGCGCGACGTCCAGGGCCGCCTGGACCAGTTCCGTCTCGGCCAACTGCCCGAAGCGGACTTCCTCGCCGCCTCCCGCCCCTGGCCGCGGTATGCGACCGACTACAAACCTCTGGTCGACTTCGCCGTGGCCCACCAGTGGCCGGTGATTGCGGCCAATATCCCGCGGCCGTTCGCGTCGGAAATCTCGAAGGCCGGCCTTGACGTCCTCGGCAGCAAGCCGGCGGCCGAAAAGGCGTGGTTCGCCGCCGACTGGCAGTGCCCGACCGACGACGAGTACTACCGGCGTTTCAAGGAGGCCATGGGGACGCATGCCGGCGCCGCAGAAGCGGATCGGTTCTATGCGGCGCAGTGCCTGAAGGACGAGACGATGGCCGAGTCGATCAGCCTTGGCTGGTCCGCCGCGGCGGCGGCCAAACCGGGTACCCGGCCGGTGGTGGTGCACTACAACGGCGCGTTTCACTCCGACTACGGTCTTGGTACTGCGTCACGCGTCCGCCGCCGCCTGCCGGCCGCGCACACAGTGGTCGTGTCAGTGGTGCCGCTCGCGAACCTCGATGCGATCGCCCTCGGAGAAGAGCCTAAGAAAGGCGACTTCATTGTGTTTACCGTCAAGTGATCGTCGTCACAACGGATCACGACGGATCACAAGGAGACGCGGAGACACTGAGAAATCTGATCTGATTAGATAGGCCCGCAGCCCTCGGCGTCTCTGCGCCTCCTGTAATCCGGCGTCTACACGAGTGTTTGTCAGCGGGCGCTACTTCTCGCTTCCCAGGCGCCAGGGGAGGTCCGCGATCGCGTAGGTCATGACGGCGATGGCGGCGGCGTTGTCGGACATTTGCTTCGGCGTGATGCGGTCCATCGTGTCAGCCGGCGTGTGGTGAATCAGGAAGTAGTTGCCGCCCACGAGGTGTGACATCGAAGGGATGTTGCCCGCCGTGACGCTCGGCCCGATGTCGGCGCCGCCACCCGCGGCCTCAATTTTGTTGGCGCCGAGCGTCGCGAGGAGGCTCGCGATCGCGGAGACCGTTCGGCGGGCGCCGTCAGGGCCGCTGAACCCGAACCCGGCCGGGTCAAACACGCCGCCGTCGGACTCAAGCATCATGACGTGGTTCTTGAGGTCGGCCATGTGTTGATCGCGGTATGCGTTTCCTCCGCGCATGCCGTTTTCTTCGTTGGTCCAGAGCACCACACGAACCGTGCGGCGCGGCCGCAGGCCCAGGGTCTTCATCAGGCGCACGGCCTCCCACGTCACAATGCACCCGCCCGCATCGTCAGTCGCGCCGACGCCGACGTCCCACGAGTCGAAGTGACCGCCCATCACAACGAGTTCGTCGGGTAGCTCGCGGCCGCGCAGCTCGCCGACGACGTTGAAGGATTCCACGTCGGCCTCAAAGTGCGCTTCCATCGTGAGCGTCACGCGAATGCGCACGCCGCGATTCTGCAGGCGCTGGAAACGTTCTGCATCTTCAACGGGAATGGCGGCGGCCGGGATCTTCGGCGCGTCAGGTGCGTAAGTGGTGGAGCCGGTGTGGGGCGTGCGCAGCCCCGTGGGGCCCACGGCGCGAACCAGCATGGCGAGCGCGCCATGTTGGGCGGCCCGCGACGGACCGGCGGACCGGTACTGCACGGTTTCCCCATACGTTGTGAACGGCACATTAAAGAGCACGATCTTGCCCTTGACCTGTGCCGCCTTTGCCTCGAGATCATCGAAGTTCTTCAGCACGATCACTTCGCCGGTGACGCCGTCGGGGCCGGTGCCCACGGAGTTGCCCAGGCCGAGCATCACGAGCGGTTGCGGTACGGGATCGAGCAACTGCAGGCTCTCTCGGCCGCGCACCCACTTGGGCACCATCACGCGTTCCTTGCGGACGTTCTCAAGGCCGTCCTTTTTCATGGTCTCGACGGCCCAATCAATCGCGCGTTCGAGGCCGACCGACCCCGACAGGCGCGGACCGTAAAGGTCAGTCACTTCGGCGAGGCGCTGCCACGCGAAGTCCGAGGCCTGCGATGCCTCGACTAGGCGCTTCGCTGGGGCTCGATACGCTTCGAGCCAATTGGTGGGCTGCGCCGACAGAGAAAGGGAAGCGGACAGGAGCAACAGTGCGGACAGCACGATTCTTACAGGCATGGGGGATTCTCGCATTTCTCGACGCGTGTCGCCTCGGCGTAATGGCGAAATGCCACAAATGTCCGAAATGGCGAAATGCCGGACAAACCGAATAGAGGAAGAATGGTCGAATGTCCAAGGCGCGCAATGATCGAATGACCTTGGAGCAGCAGATTCAACCATTGATCAGCAAGGACATTCGGTCATTCTCCCTGCAATAGGTTTGTCCGACATTTCGCCATTTCGGACATTTGTGACATTTCGCCATTACGAATGACGGCGGCAGCGCGTCCGGGCGCGAGCGCGTCGCAGTTAACGTCACAGGGCGACGCGATGGCGCCCGGAATGTAGGTAGTTCATCGTCTGCACCGTGAGCATGAGCATGAAGTCGAGGCGGGTTTGTTCCTCGGGGTGCATCAGGCGGAGGTCGAGTTCGTCGGCGCGGCGGATCATGTTCACGATCACCTGATCGATCGTGTATTGGTACGACCCAGCCCAGGCGGCCACATGTCGCCGCACGTCCCGCTGGATGCGCTTGATGAAGCGAGCGGCCTTCAGGTTCTGGTGGTACTCCGGCGCGCTGGAGAACAGCCGCCGGAGATCGCGGTCGTAGAAGTTCGGATGCTCCAGGCCGTACTGCTCGCGCTTCTTGGCGTAGTGACGGCGCAGCGTGCCGCGGGCGCGGTCGATTGGTTCCACCCGGCGGCGCGAGGTCACCACCGGTGGCTGTCCCGCCACTCCGCGCATCAACTGATCCATGTACTCGAGTTTTTTCAGCGCCGGCCAGTCGTTGAAACGCACCCGCCAGTCACTGTCGGGCGTCAGCCAGACGGCGAACGTCTCGGCGAAGTCTTCGTCGGGGTGGCTCTGGGCGTACCAGGAGTCCAGGTGCAGGACAAAGCTCTTGGAATACGGCTTGGGGAGGTAGACCTCGGGATACTCCACGGAGGGTTTGCCAAACAGGTTGACCCGCCGCCGGCGTCGCCGCAGGTTGTAGGCATTGTCGATGGCGTGGCCGGCTTCGTGCCGCAGAATCTGCATGAACCACTCGGGCGTGCCGCCTTCCACCTCCAGCATCTGCGCCTTCTCGAGCTTCATGAGCCGCGGATGCGCCAGGTAGAACGGAACGGCGATTCCCGGCACCCCATCGGGGCAGAACCATTCGGTCGAGAGCCAGTAGTGCGGTCGGAACGTGATGCCCTTGGCGGCCAGTTCCTCGTGCAACTGGTTGATTCTGGGTTCCAGGGCCGAGCCCTCGATACTCAGGCCCAGGTCGCGGAACGCGACATCGAGCAGCGCTTCATCCCCCAGGTCCGGCCACTCGGGTCGGGGGGGCGGGCCGGGGTCAACCGGGGCGGCGGGCGGAGTGTCTGAGGGAAGGGTCACAGCCGTGTAAGGAAAGGCTTATGATAGTCGCCGAATCGGACTACCCCCAAGGGAGAAACCATGAACGCGTTTCGTACGGCTGTACTCTTCGTCGCCATCGTCGGCCTCACTGCAGGCCCGGCGCTCGCCCAGACTCCGCCTCCGCCTCCGCCCACACAGCCCCCCCCGACCCAGCAGCCACCGCCGAAGCCGACGCCCCCGCCAGCCGCCTTGCCAGGGGCCGAGCCGGGTTACGTCGAAACGGTGACCGTGGTGTCCGCCACCAAGGCGGAGCAGAAGCTTGTGGATGCGCCGGCCACGATGTCGGTCATCGGCCCACGGGCCTTGGAAGTGGCGCCGTCCAACAACTACGCGGACTTGCTGCGGGCCGTGCCCGGCGTCAACATCACGCAACTCTCTGCCCGTGACATCAACATCACGAGCCGCGCCGCCACCAGTTCCCTGGCGACGTCGCAACTGGCGATCCTTGATGGACGCACGCTGTATCAGGACTTCTTCGGGTTCGTCATGTGGGACTTCATGCCTTCGAACACCGCCGAGATCAAGCAGATCGAAATTATCCGCGGACCGGCGTCGGCCGTCTGGGGCGCCAACGCGCTCAGCGGCGTGATTAACGTGATCACGAAGACGCCGCGCGAAATGGAGGGCACGAGCCTCCTCATGGGCGCCGGCAGCTTCGGCAGGGAGTATTGCGGCCCCAATCCCCTGGCGGGCGGGCCGTGTGTGGTGACCAACAGGGGCGTGAACAATGGCTCCCTCATCTACGGCAACATCACCCACGCGCAGGCCATCAATGACAAGTGGGCGTACAAGCTCTCGGTGGGCACATACCAGTCAGACGCCTTCACGCGCCCAACGGGCCTGATTCGCGGCAACACCACCGGCACCCCGTATCCCACGTACAAGAACACCGGCACGTCACAGCCGAAAGTGGACCTGCGCATGGACTACGACGGCGCCGAAGGCCAGCGATGGTCGTTCTCGGGCGGCCATGCCGGCACCGACGGCATCATGCACAGCGGCATCGGCCCATTCGACATCAAGCCGGGCACCACGTTCAGCTACGGCAAGATCAACTACTCCAAGGGCGCGCTGCGCATTCAGGCGTTCCTGAACGCCCTCAACGGCGACGCGACGAACCTGGTGGCAGTGGATACGGCCGGCGCCCCGGTTACCCTGGACTTCAACACGAAGACCTTTGACCTCGAGTTGAGCAACACCAAGGCCATCGCCGGCAGACACGTGATCACCTACGGCGGCAACCTCCGCTACAACCAGTTCAAGCTGTCACTGGCCACCCTGGAGGATCAGCGCAAGGAAGGCGGCATCTACGTCCAGGACGAAATTTTCATGGGCGAGAAAGTACGGCTCGTCCTCGGCGGGCGTGTGGACAAGTTCACGTCGATTGAGAACCCGGTGGTGTCACCCCGTGCGGCGCTGCTCCTGAAGCCGACCGCGAAATCGACCATCCGCCTGTCGTACAACCGGGCGTTCCGCGCGCCTTCGGCAATCAACAACAACCTCAATACCATTGTCACCAATGCGATTCCGCTCGGATTGTTCAACCCGGCGTTCGGTGCCACGATCTACCGTGTGCCGACGGAGGCGGTCGGCAATCCGGACCTGAAGGAAGAGCGCATGGATGCCTTCGAGCTCGGCTACTCGGCCTCGCTCGTCGACAATCGCGTGATTCTGTCAGCCGCGTATTACTACACCAAGCTGACCGACGAGATCTTCTTCACCCAGACAGGCGAGTACGGTCCGTTGTCGCCGCCCCCCGGCTGGCCCGCGGTGCTCAATCCGGCATGGGCGGCGCTCTACACGGGGCTCGCCACCGGCAAACCCACGCGGTTCCCGACACAGTTCACCTACCTGAATCTGGGCGTGGTCAAGAACCAGGGCGTGGAACTGGGCGTGGACGCGGCCCTGACCCCCACGACGTCGATTTACGCCAACTACTCCTACCAGCGTGACCCCGATCCGAACTTCGCGCTGAGCGAGCTCAATCTCGCCCCGAACAACCGCTTCAGCATGGGCATGAACTACTCCGGCCCCCGCGTGTTCGGCTCGGCGTCACTGGCCTACGCTGGCGAAGCCTTCTGGCAGGACGTGCTTGACGCGCGCTACACAGGCACGACCCCGGCGCAGACCACCGTCAATGGCAGCTTCGGCGCCAAATGGTCGGGCGGCAGGTACACCACCACCATCAAAGTGGTGAACCTGACCAATCGCCAGGTCATGCAGCACGTGTTCGCCGACGTGTCACGCCGCCAGGTCATGGCGGAACTGCGCGTCAACCTGACGAAGTAGCCCAAAGGACCTCTGAGGTCGGTTCGCCCGACACCACACGAACCGACCTCAGAGGTCTTCACTCCCGGCGCCGGCCGGTTTCGGCGATAATTGATCTGATTGTCGACTCCAAAGAAAAAGATCCGCTGGTCCGCCGCCTGGTCTGAAGCGCGCGACCTCATCTGGGCGCGCCGACGCCGCCTGCTGCTGGGACTGGCCCTCATGCTCGTCAGCCGGGTGGCGGGCATGGTCTTGCCCTACCTTTCGAAACACCTGATTGATGACCTGATACTGGGGCGCGTCGACAGGCTGACGACGTTCGCGTGGATTGTGGGTGGCGCCACGGTTGTTCAGGCCATCACGTCGTTTGCCCTGTCGCAGGTGCTCGGCGTGGCCGCCCAGCGCGCCATCACCGACATGCGTCGGCGCGTCGAAGAACACGTGATGCGCCTGCCCGTCAGTTACTTCGACAAAAACCAGACCGGGCAGCTCATCTCGCGCGTGATGAACGACGCGGAAGGCATCCGTAACCTCGTCGGCACAGGACTCGCACAACTGGCGGGCAGCATGGTGACCGCCGTGCTGGCGCTTGGCTATCTGTTCTGGGTCAACTGGTTGCTGACGGCCGTAACGCTCACGGTGCTTGCGGCGTTCGGCGGCGCGCTTGCCTATGCCTTCAAGCGGCTCAGGCCCTTGTTTCGCGAGAGGGGCAAGATTCAAGCCGACGTGACGGGACGGTTGAACGAGGCGCTGGGTGGCATTCGTGTGGTCAAGACCTACACGGCGGAGCGGCGCGAAGATTTGGTCTTCACCAAAGGCGTGCACCGGTTATTCAAGAATGTCGCCCAGTCGATGACCGGCGTGTCGGCCACCACCGCCTTTTCCAGTGTCGTGATCGGCGCCATGGGCGTGATCATCATCACCATCGGGGGCGACGCCATTGTGGCCGGCACGATGACGGTTGGCGACCTGATCGCCTATATCTTCTTCACAGGCTTGATGGCCGCCCCGATCGTGCAGATCGCGTCGATTGGTACGCAGATTACTGAGGCCTTCGCGGGACTCGATCGGATTAGGGAACTGCTCGATACACCGCGTGAAGACGCGGCCGACGCCTCCAACGCCGGCGTCTCCGAATTGCGCGGCGAGGTCACGTTTGACGATGTCTCGTTCGAGTACCAGCCGGGCGTGCCCGTGTTGAAGGCCATTTCGTTCACGGCGCCCGCCGGCAGCACCACCGCGCTCGTCGGATCGTCGGGCTCGGGCAAAAGCACCTTGTTGAGTCTCGTGATGGCGTTTAACCGGCCGACCAGAGGGCGCGTGATGGTGGATGGGCGCGACCTGAATGGCCTGCGTCTGGGCGAATACCGCCATCACCTGGGTGTGGTGCTGCAGGATAATTTCCTGTTCGATGGTCCGGTGGCCGACAACATTGCCTACGGCCGGCCTGATGCGACAGACGACGATATCCGCCGGGCGAGCCAGGTGGCGCATGCCGACGAATTCATCGAGGGTTTCGAGAAGAAGTACCAGACGGTGGTGGGTGAGCGCGGCGTGCGGCTCTCAGGAGGGCAGCGGCAGCGCGTGGCGATTGCGCGCGCAATCCTCGCGGACCCGCGCATCCTGCTGCTCGATGAGGCCACCTCGAGCCTCGACAGCGAGAGCGAGGCCATGATTCAAGACGGCCTAAGGTCATTGCGTCGCGGCCGTACAACCTTCGTCATTGCACATCGGCTGTCCACCATCCAGTCGGCCGATCAGATTCTGGTGCTCGAACACGGCGAGATTGTGGAGCGCGGCACACACACTGAGTTGCTGGCGCGCCAGGGCCGCTATCGCCAGTTGTACGACAAGCAGTACCATTTCGAAGCCGATCGTTTCATCAATCCTGGCGAAGACTTCACACCAGAGCCACCCAAGGCGCCGGTGGAAAAACCGCCCGCATCCCGGGGCTTCCGGGCAGAATAGAGCACGCGTCGCGTTATGGCCCAATTCATCTACACCATGAAGGGCCTGGGCAAGGTGTACCCACCTGACCAGGTCGTGTTCAAAGACATCTGGCTCTCCTTCCTGCCCGGCGCGAAGATCGGCGTCATCGGCAGCAACGGCACCGGCAAGTCCACGCTGCTCAAGATCATGGCGGGCATGGACCCGCACTATCTCGGCGAAGCGTTTCGTGCCGAGGGCACCACCGTCGGGTTCCTGCAGCAGGAGCCGCAGCTCGATGAAACCAAGACGGTGCTCGGCAACGTGGAAGAGGGCGTGGCGTCCACGCGAGCGTTGCTGACACGCTTCGACGAGATCAACGAAAAATTCGCGCAGGAGATGTCCGACGAAGAGATGGACAAGACCCTGGCGGAGCAGGCGCGCGTGCAGGACGCCATCGAAGCCGCCAATGCCTGGGATCTGGACGCGCGCGTGGAGCAGGCCATGGACGCCTTGCGCCTGCCGCCGCCCGACGCCGACGTCAGCAAACTCTCGGGTGGCGAACGCCGTCGGGTGGCGTTGTGCCGGCTGTTGCTGCAGTCGCCGGACCTGCTGCTGCTCGACGAGCCGACGAACCACCTGGACGCCGAATCAGTCGCCTGGCTCGAACATTTCCTGCACGCCTATCCCGGCACCGTCGTGGCAATCACCCATGACCGGTACTTCCTCGACAACGTGGCGGGCTGGATCCTGGAACTCGACCGTGGCAAGGCCTATCCGTGGGAGGGCAACTACTCGGGCTGGCTGGAGCAGAAGCAGGCGCGATTGGCGCTTGAGGAAAAACAGGAGTCCAAGCGGCAGCGCACCCTGCAGCGCGAACTCGAATGGATTCGCATGTCGCCCAAGGCTCGCCACGCCAAAGGCAAGGCGCGCCTGAACGCGTATGAACAGCTGCTGGGCGAGGACACGACCGACAAACTCGAGCGCGTGGAAATCTACATCCCGCCCGGCCCCCGTCTGGGTGACGTGGTGGTGGAAGCGCGCGATCTGAAGAAGGCCTACGGCGACCTGCTGCTCATCGAGGGCATGAACTTCACGTTGCCGCGTGGCGGCATTGTGGGCGTGATCGGGCCCAATGGCGCCGGCAAAACCACGCTGTTCCGCATGCTGGTGGGGCAGGAGAAACCCGATGCCGGCGTTCTGCGCATCGGGGAGACCGTCCAGATCGGTTACGTAGACCAGTCGCGCGATGCGCTTGTGGCCGACAAAACCGTGTATGACGAAATTTCCGAAGGCAACGATGAAGTCGCCCTGGGGAAACGCACCGTCAACGCGCGCGCCTATTGTTCGTGGTTCAATTTTCGCGGCAAAGATCAGCAACGAAAAGTGGGCACGCTCTCAGGCGGCGAACGCAATCGCCTG from Acidobacteriota bacterium includes:
- the ettA gene encoding energy-dependent translational throttle protein EttA, coding for MAQFIYTMKGLGKVYPPDQVVFKDIWLSFLPGAKIGVIGSNGTGKSTLLKIMAGMDPHYLGEAFRAEGTTVGFLQQEPQLDETKTVLGNVEEGVASTRALLTRFDEINEKFAQEMSDEEMDKTLAEQARVQDAIEAANAWDLDARVEQAMDALRLPPPDADVSKLSGGERRRVALCRLLLQSPDLLLLDEPTNHLDAESVAWLEHFLHAYPGTVVAITHDRYFLDNVAGWILELDRGKAYPWEGNYSGWLEQKQARLALEEKQESKRQRTLQRELEWIRMSPKARHAKGKARLNAYEQLLGEDTTDKLERVEIYIPPGPRLGDVVVEARDLKKAYGDLLLIEGMNFTLPRGGIVGVIGPNGAGKTTLFRMLVGQEKPDAGVLRIGETVQIGYVDQSRDALVADKTVYDEISEGNDEVALGKRTVNARAYCSWFNFRGKDQQRKVGTLSGGERNRLHLAKLLKRGCNLLLLDEPTNDLDVDTLRALELALDEFAGCVVVISHDRWFLDRIATHMLAFEGDSHVEWFEGNYQEYEDDKKRRLGVDADQPHRIKYRKLTR
- a CDS encoding M20/M25/M40 family metallo-hydrolase gives rise to the protein MPVRIVLSALLLLSASLSLSAQPTNWLEAYRAPAKRLVEASQASDFAWQRLAEVTDLYGPRLSGSVGLERAIDWAVETMKKDGLENVRKERVMVPKWVRGRESLQLLDPVPQPLVMLGLGNSVGTGPDGVTGEVIVLKNFDDLEAKAAQVKGKIVLFNVPFTTYGETVQYRSAGPSRAAQHGALAMLVRAVGPTGLRTPHTGSTTYAPDAPKIPAAAIPVEDAERFQRLQNRGVRIRVTLTMEAHFEADVESFNVVGELRGRELPDELVVMGGHFDSWDVGVGATDDAGGCIVTWEAVRLMKTLGLRPRRTVRVVLWTNEENGMRGGNAYRDQHMADLKNHVMMLESDGGVFDPAGFGFSGPDGARRTVSAIASLLATLGANKIEAAGGGADIGPSVTAGNIPSMSHLVGGNYFLIHHTPADTMDRITPKQMSDNAAAIAVMTYAIADLPWRLGSEK
- a CDS encoding ChaN family lipoprotein — translated: MTRIRVMVLLLVATTAAGVSAQSYVPQRVFDSARGQFSDFESMLAALAKADIVFVGEQHDDPNTHRLERAILEGLARRRGDVILSLEMFERDVQGRLDQFRLGQLPEADFLAASRPWPRYATDYKPLVDFAVAHQWPVIAANIPRPFASEISKAGLDVLGSKPAAEKAWFAADWQCPTDDEYYRRFKEAMGTHAGAAEADRFYAAQCLKDETMAESISLGWSAAAAAKPGTRPVVVHYNGAFHSDYGLGTASRVRRRLPAAHTVVVSVVPLANLDAIALGEEPKKGDFIVFTVK
- a CDS encoding TonB-dependent receptor, coding for MNAFRTAVLFVAIVGLTAGPALAQTPPPPPPTQPPPTQQPPPKPTPPPAALPGAEPGYVETVTVVSATKAEQKLVDAPATMSVIGPRALEVAPSNNYADLLRAVPGVNITQLSARDINITSRAATSSLATSQLAILDGRTLYQDFFGFVMWDFMPSNTAEIKQIEIIRGPASAVWGANALSGVINVITKTPREMEGTSLLMGAGSFGREYCGPNPLAGGPCVVTNRGVNNGSLIYGNITHAQAINDKWAYKLSVGTYQSDAFTRPTGLIRGNTTGTPYPTYKNTGTSQPKVDLRMDYDGAEGQRWSFSGGHAGTDGIMHSGIGPFDIKPGTTFSYGKINYSKGALRIQAFLNALNGDATNLVAVDTAGAPVTLDFNTKTFDLELSNTKAIAGRHVITYGGNLRYNQFKLSLATLEDQRKEGGIYVQDEIFMGEKVRLVLGGRVDKFTSIENPVVSPRAALLLKPTAKSTIRLSYNRAFRAPSAINNNLNTIVTNAIPLGLFNPAFGATIYRVPTEAVGNPDLKEERMDAFELGYSASLVDNRVILSAAYYYTKLTDEIFFTQTGEYGPLSPPPGWPAVLNPAWAALYTGLATGKPTRFPTQFTYLNLGVVKNQGVELGVDAALTPTTSIYANYSYQRDPDPNFALSELNLAPNNRFSMGMNYSGPRVFGSASLAYAGEAFWQDVLDARYTGTTPAQTTVNGSFGAKWSGGRYTTTIKVVNLTNRQVMQHVFADVSRRQVMAELRVNLTK
- a CDS encoding putative zinc-binding metallopeptidase, with the translated sequence MGDEALLDVAFRDLGLSIEGSALEPRINQLHEELAAKGITFRPHYWLSTEWFCPDGVPGIAVPFYLAHPRLMKLEKAQMLEVEGGTPEWFMQILRHEAGHAIDNAYNLRRRRRRVNLFGKPSVEYPEVYLPKPYSKSFVLHLDSWYAQSHPDEDFAETFAVWLTPDSDWRVRFNDWPALKKLEYMDQLMRGVAGQPPVVTSRRRVEPIDRARGTLRRHYAKKREQYGLEHPNFYDRDLRRLFSSAPEYHQNLKAARFIKRIQRDVRRHVAAWAGSYQYTIDQVIVNMIRRADELDLRLMHPEEQTRLDFMLMLTVQTMNYLHSGRHRVAL
- a CDS encoding ABC transporter ATP-binding protein — translated: MLVSRVAGMVLPYLSKHLIDDLILGRVDRLTTFAWIVGGATVVQAITSFALSQVLGVAAQRAITDMRRRVEEHVMRLPVSYFDKNQTGQLISRVMNDAEGIRNLVGTGLAQLAGSMVTAVLALGYLFWVNWLLTAVTLTVLAAFGGALAYAFKRLRPLFRERGKIQADVTGRLNEALGGIRVVKTYTAERREDLVFTKGVHRLFKNVAQSMTGVSATTAFSSVVIGAMGVIIITIGGDAIVAGTMTVGDLIAYIFFTGLMAAPIVQIASIGTQITEAFAGLDRIRELLDTPREDAADASNAGVSELRGEVTFDDVSFEYQPGVPVLKAISFTAPAGSTTALVGSSGSGKSTLLSLVMAFNRPTRGRVMVDGRDLNGLRLGEYRHHLGVVLQDNFLFDGPVADNIAYGRPDATDDDIRRASQVAHADEFIEGFEKKYQTVVGERGVRLSGGQRQRVAIARAILADPRILLLDEATSSLDSESEAMIQDGLRSLRRGRTTFVIAHRLSTIQSADQILVLEHGEIVERGTHTELLARQGRYRQLYDKQYHFEADRFINPGEDFTPEPPKAPVEKPPASRGFRAE